Proteins from a single region of Deinococcus yavapaiensis KR-236:
- the gnd gene encoding decarboxylating NADP(+)-dependent phosphogluconate dehydrogenase, translating to MTDTTASVPTATADIGLVGLAVMGENLVLNLESRGFTVAVHNRTVARIDDFLAGRAQGRRILGGRSAEEFVALLKKPRAIMIMVRAGSAVDDTIELFTPYLEPGDILIDGGNSHYLDTERRASRLADRGLLFVGTGVSGGEEGALNGPSVMPGGHEAAWPHVGPMLQAIAARTPDGTPCCDWVGAGGAGHFVKMVHNGIEYADMQMIGEAYHLMRDVLGLSAPEMSDVFARWNTGRLGSYLIEITANILAKTDDVTGLPLVDLILDTAGQKGTGKWTSEAALTLGVPAATIAEAVFARAISALKDERVAASRVLEGPATSFEGDKDAFLADLELALYASKICSYAQGFALMGGAAREYGWRLDFGRIAHLWREGCIIRAVFLDDIHEAYMEEPRLPSLLLAPFFQRATSEASAAWRRVVSRAVLSGVPVPAFSSALSYFDAYRSAKLPANLLQAQRDYFGAHQYERTDAPRGQFFHTDWTGEGGVTASSTYNV from the coding sequence ATGACCGACACGACTGCTTCCGTACCGACCGCCACCGCCGACATCGGCCTCGTCGGCCTCGCCGTGATGGGCGAGAACCTCGTGCTGAACCTCGAGAGCCGCGGCTTCACGGTCGCCGTGCACAACCGCACCGTCGCCAGGATCGACGATTTTCTCGCGGGACGCGCGCAAGGGCGGCGCATTCTCGGCGGCCGCTCCGCCGAGGAGTTCGTCGCTCTCTTGAAAAAGCCGCGCGCCATCATGATCATGGTGCGCGCCGGAAGCGCCGTGGACGACACCATCGAGTTGTTCACGCCGTACTTGGAGCCCGGCGACATCCTTATCGACGGCGGCAACAGCCACTACTTGGACACGGAGCGCCGCGCGAGTCGACTCGCCGATCGAGGGCTGCTGTTCGTCGGGACGGGCGTCTCGGGCGGCGAGGAAGGTGCGCTCAACGGCCCGAGCGTCATGCCGGGCGGCCACGAAGCCGCTTGGCCGCACGTCGGGCCGATGCTGCAGGCGATCGCGGCGCGCACGCCCGACGGAACGCCTTGCTGTGATTGGGTGGGGGCGGGCGGCGCGGGGCACTTCGTCAAGATGGTCCACAACGGCATCGAGTACGCCGACATGCAGATGATCGGCGAGGCATACCATCTCATGCGGGACGTTCTGGGCCTCTCGGCGCCCGAGATGAGCGACGTCTTCGCGCGCTGGAACACTGGCCGCCTTGGCTCTTACCTCATCGAGATCACCGCGAACATCCTCGCGAAGACCGACGACGTGACGGGCTTGCCGCTCGTCGACCTCATCCTCGACACGGCGGGCCAAAAGGGCACGGGCAAGTGGACGTCCGAAGCGGCCCTCACGCTCGGCGTGCCTGCCGCCACGATCGCCGAGGCCGTCTTCGCCCGCGCCATCAGCGCCCTCAAGGACGAGCGTGTCGCCGCGTCGCGCGTCCTAGAAGGGCCCGCGACGAGCTTCGAAGGCGACAAGGACGCGTTTCTCGCCGACCTCGAACTCGCGCTGTATGCCTCCAAGATCTGCTCGTACGCGCAAGGCTTCGCCTTAATGGGGGGAGCCGCCAGAGAGTACGGATGGCGCCTCGACTTCGGCCGCATCGCGCACCTGTGGCGTGAAGGCTGCATCATTCGCGCGGTGTTCCTCGACGACATCCACGAGGCGTACATGGAAGAGCCGCGACTGCCGAGCCTGCTGCTCGCTCCGTTCTTCCAGCGAGCGACGAGCGAGGCGAGCGCCGCTTGGCGCCGTGTCGTGTCGCGGGCGGTCTTGTCGGGCGTGCCCGTGCCCGCCTTTTCGTCGGCCCTGTCGTACTTCGACGCGTACCGCTCGGCGAAGCTGCCCGCCAACTTGCTGCAAGCGCAGCGCGACTACTTCGGAGCGCATCAGTACGAACGCACCGACGCGCCGCGCGGCCAATTCTTCCACACGGACTGGACAGGCGAAGGTGGCGTGACGGCGAGCAGCACGTACAACGTGTGA
- a CDS encoding MarR family winged helix-turn-helix transcriptional regulator, whose product MERSPPPSVSAGLLEAWWQLTQTMKRHVAPLLAREHGVDFKDFVALEAISGGANYPRLVCDRLAVTPSGVSRMLDDLVKRDLVTRHLDRHDSRRVRLEITEKGHLVLHAARSTMSALLDESLAHFPPQQVESFTHTLSRLAELMAQPSSQEESL is encoded by the coding sequence ATGGAACGATCTCCTCCTCCCTCCGTTAGCGCGGGCTTGCTCGAAGCGTGGTGGCAGCTCACGCAAACCATGAAGCGGCACGTTGCCCCGTTGCTCGCGCGCGAACACGGCGTGGATTTCAAGGACTTCGTGGCGCTGGAGGCCATCTCGGGCGGAGCGAACTACCCGCGCCTCGTCTGCGATCGCCTCGCCGTCACGCCAAGCGGCGTGTCGCGCATGCTCGACGATCTCGTGAAGCGCGACCTCGTCACGCGCCACCTCGACCGTCACGACTCGCGCCGCGTGCGGCTCGAAATCACGGAGAAAGGCCACCTCGTACTGCACGCCGCGCGCAGCACGATGAGCGCCTTGCTCGACGAAAGCCTCGCGCACTTTCCACCGCAGCAAGTCGAGTCGTTCACGCACACCTTGTCGCGGCTCGCCGAGTTGATGGCCCAGCCCTCCTCGCAGGAGGAATCCTTATGA